From Pan paniscus chromosome 9, NHGRI_mPanPan1-v2.0_pri, whole genome shotgun sequence, the proteins below share one genomic window:
- the RBM4 gene encoding RNA-binding protein 4 isoform X3, with the protein MVKLFIGNLPREATEQEIRSLFEQYGKVLECDIIKNYGFVHIEDKTAAEDAIRNLHHYKLHGVNINVEASKNKSKTSTKLHVGNISPTCTNKELRAKFEEYGPVIECDIVKDYAFVHMERAEDAVEAIRGLDNTEFQDIQLCHPSCSVVA; encoded by the coding sequence ATGGTGAAGCTGTTCATCGGAAACCTGCCCCGGGAGGCTACAGAGCAGGAGATTCGCTCACTCTTCGAGCAGTATGGGAAGGTGCTGGAATGTGACATCATTAAGAATTACGGCTTTGTGCACATAGAAGACAAGACGGCAGCTGAGGATGCCATACGCAACCTGCACCATTACAAGCTTCATGGGGTGAACATCAACGTGGAAGCCAGCAAGAATAAGAGCAAAACCTCAACAAAGTTGCATGTGGGCAACATCAGTCCCACCTGCACCAATAAGGAGCTTCGAGCCAAGTTTGAGGAGTATGGTCCGGTCATCGAATGTGACATCGTGAAAGATTATGCCTTTGTACACATGGAAcgggcagaggatgcagtggaGGCCATCAGGGGCCTTGATAACACAGAGTTTCAAG
- the RBM4 gene encoding RNA-binding protein 4 isoform X4, with the protein MVKLFIGNLPREATEQEIRSLFEQYGKVLECDIIKNYGFVHIEDKTAAEDAIRNLHHYKLHGVNINVEASKNKSKTSTKLHVGNISPTCTNKELRAKFEEYGPVIECDIVKDYAFVHMERAEDAVEAIRGLDNTEFQGGMCVG; encoded by the coding sequence ATGGTGAAGCTGTTCATCGGAAACCTGCCCCGGGAGGCTACAGAGCAGGAGATTCGCTCACTCTTCGAGCAGTATGGGAAGGTGCTGGAATGTGACATCATTAAGAATTACGGCTTTGTGCACATAGAAGACAAGACGGCAGCTGAGGATGCCATACGCAACCTGCACCATTACAAGCTTCATGGGGTGAACATCAACGTGGAAGCCAGCAAGAATAAGAGCAAAACCTCAACAAAGTTGCATGTGGGCAACATCAGTCCCACCTGCACCAATAAGGAGCTTCGAGCCAAGTTTGAGGAGTATGGTCCGGTCATCGAATGTGACATCGTGAAAGATTATGCCTTTGTACACATGGAAcgggcagaggatgcagtggaGGCCATCAGGGGCCTTGATAACACAGAGTTTCAAG
- the RBM4 gene encoding RNA-binding protein 4 isoform X1, whose amino-acid sequence MVKLFIGNLPREATEQEIRSLFEQYGKVLECDIIKNYGFVHIEDKTAAEDAIRNLHHYKLHGVNINVEASKNKSKTSTKLHVGNISPTCTNKELRAKFEEYGPVIECDIVKDYAFVHMERAEDAVEAIRGLDNTEFQGKRMHVQLSTSRLRTAPGMGDQSGCYRCGKEGHWSKECPIDRSGRVADLTEQYNEQYGAVRTPYTMSYGDSLYYNNAYGALDAYYKRCRAARSYEAVAAAAASVYNYAEQTLSQLPQVQNTAMASHLTSTSLDPYDRHLLPTSGAAATAAAAAAAAAAVTAASTSYYGRDRSPLRRATAPVPTVGEGYGYGHESELSQASAAARNSLYDMARYEREQYADRARYSAF is encoded by the exons ATGGTGAAGCTGTTCATCGGAAACCTGCCCCGGGAGGCTACAGAGCAGGAGATTCGCTCACTCTTCGAGCAGTATGGGAAGGTGCTGGAATGTGACATCATTAAGAATTACGGCTTTGTGCACATAGAAGACAAGACGGCAGCTGAGGATGCCATACGCAACCTGCACCATTACAAGCTTCATGGGGTGAACATCAACGTGGAAGCCAGCAAGAATAAGAGCAAAACCTCAACAAAGTTGCATGTGGGCAACATCAGTCCCACCTGCACCAATAAGGAGCTTCGAGCCAAGTTTGAGGAGTATGGTCCGGTCATCGAATGTGACATCGTGAAAGATTATGCCTTTGTACACATGGAAcgggcagaggatgcagtggaGGCCATCAGGGGCCTTGATAACACAGAGTTTCAAG GCAAACGAATGCACGTGCAGTTGTCCACCAGCCGGCTTAGGACTGCGCCCGGGATGGGAGACCAGAGCGGCTGCTATCGGTGCGGGAAAGAGGGGCACTGGTCCAAAGAGTGTCCGATAGATCGTTCAGGCCGCGTGGCAGACTTGACCGAGCAATATAATGAGCAATACGGAGCAGTGCGTACGCCTTACACCATGAGCTATGGGGATTCATTGTATTACAACAACGCGTACGGAGCGCTCGATGCCTACTACAAGCGCTGCCGTGCTGCCCGGTCCTATGAGGCagtggcagctgcagctgcctccGTGTATAATTACGCAGAGCAGACCCTGTCCCAGCTGCCACAAGTCCAGAATACAGCCATGGCCAGTCACCTCACCTCCACCTCTCTCGATCCCTACGATAGACACCTGTTGCCGACCTCAGGAGCTGCTGCCACAGCTGCTGCTGCAGCAGCAGCCGCTGCTGCTGTTACTGCAGCTTCCACTTCATATTACGGGCGGGATCGGAGCCCCCTGCGTCGCGCTACAGCCCCAGTCCCCACTGTTGGAGAGGGCTACGGTTACGGGCATGAGAGTGAGTTGTCCCAAGCTTCAGCAGCCGCGCGGAATTCTCTGTACGACATGGCCCGGTATGAGCGGGAGCAGTATGCCGATCGGGCGCGGTACTCAGCCTTTTAA